One genomic segment of bacterium includes these proteins:
- a CDS encoding SPFH domain-containing protein codes for MLSFLFVVGMTVACAMAGETYPLAYLGMIAGVAELALSWVSIHENERIVPIFLGQICKEVGVSLTKAEKKGKRRPPQTGLFGTGIAFFPFPFYQLRRFPMGVQQIRVPVGNIVTLEGKDGKGRRVGPSTLNIDVVVNFQWNVNELEEAVKNAPSPLGPDGKINPELTELIIPEVDDAVRRYAARHTWKHLYYDRETAEDEIEAILIDPKVKGGKTIQRMGVTTKALMNISIPKIELPKVLSDAIDAEQVALFNAEATRRTAAGEADRLRVVGKGTADAHTMLYDAVRGKGGTETEQNQLVESLITLKEAVQGGKATIIPAGILDLFSRVTGSKPSGTNDVIMKLVQGMSVANREKVLKLFGII; via the coding sequence CGGGGAAACCTACCCCCTCGCATACCTCGGCATGATTGCCGGTGTCGCAGAGTTGGCACTATCGTGGGTTTCGATACATGAAAACGAGCGTATCGTACCAATCTTTCTTGGACAAATTTGCAAGGAGGTTGGTGTGTCGTTAACCAAAGCTGAAAAAAAGGGAAAACGTCGACCACCTCAAACCGGATTGTTTGGAACAGGAATCGCATTTTTTCCATTTCCATTCTATCAACTTCGTCGGTTTCCAATGGGAGTACAACAAATAAGGGTGCCCGTGGGGAACATCGTTACCCTTGAAGGTAAAGACGGAAAAGGCAGACGCGTTGGTCCATCGACACTGAATATCGATGTTGTCGTGAATTTCCAGTGGAATGTAAACGAACTGGAAGAGGCGGTAAAAAACGCGCCATCACCACTTGGACCAGACGGAAAAATTAATCCGGAGCTAACGGAATTAATCATCCCAGAAGTCGATGACGCCGTTAGACGTTACGCCGCGAGACACACGTGGAAACATCTCTATTACGATAGAGAAACCGCGGAAGACGAAATTGAGGCAATTCTTATTGACCCCAAGGTCAAGGGTGGAAAGACTATTCAAAGGATGGGTGTTACAACCAAGGCCTTGATGAATATTTCCATACCAAAAATTGAGTTGCCAAAAGTACTAAGCGACGCGATCGACGCGGAGCAAGTAGCACTTTTCAACGCAGAGGCCACCCGGCGTACAGCCGCCGGTGAAGCGGATCGTTTGCGTGTTGTTGGCAAAGGAACAGCCGATGCTCACACCATGCTCTACGACGCGGTGCGCGGAAAGGGTGGGACAGAGACTGAACAGAATCAATTAGTGGAATCGTTGATTACACTGAAAGAAGCTGTTCAGGGTGGTAAGGCCACAATCATTCCAGCCGGGATACTCGACTTGTTCAGTCGAGTCACGGGATCCAAGCCTTCAGGAACAAATGACGTGATCATGAAGTTGGTCCAGGGAATGTCCGTGGCCAACCGAGAAAAAGTCTTGAAACTTTTTGGGATCATTTAA